Part of the Nothobranchius furzeri strain GRZ-AD chromosome 2, NfurGRZ-RIMD1, whole genome shotgun sequence genome, gctgagggtggggctgtaaggctgggctcgagtgacgacacccgtgcgaactagctacgagctaacctgaagctaaccctggctaacccaaagctaacgcggaggtgggagccaagctaacggatgtagccacctagcttcaacccaactggagctaactggaacacccatcgacctgaacctcacacggagtttaggtggaggttttcggcgcctgtTAGTGACAAGTACCTGGATTTAAAAAGTAttgaatcggtaagtttataatttatttccgtaatgcaaacattttgctgtgagcaagttttcagtaccgtatcttccgggctatcgctcctgagtcgcaccagccattaaatgtataatgaagaagagaaaatatatttaagtcgtattttggggggacattttattatctttcttacaaaatctgagaccaagcgtttcacattgcaacacaagcaccggtaaccataacagaatgaacaacagccagcagaggagaggatggcagtgtttcaaaccctcccggccggcgaggagagctcattcctgggctggagccggccctcagcaccccgccacaggctctaacagatgctggcggtgtttgaaacccttccagtgggacaggggaactcattcttgggcgggtcggagtcggcccgcagcagcgcggtgtagcctacatattttgttatataagtcgctccggagtataagtagcaggaccagccagaatatgtaaaaaagtgcgagttatagtccggaaaatatggcagttattagtattcgagctaaatatgcagcctaaatacatttcatatatttccaaaatgtaatacttgtttgtatcttgtacagccaactagtctttattctggactcagcacaatttaccaaaagtaaagagacattctacagatgaagtaagcacaagataacttactggaagacacgggattatcatcagaaccagaacaagagcctgataacagtcatgtgaaaataagttaaaaagtatgtatgtatattagaaataaaaatatattagaattagtgtaactcactgtgatccaaacaataaatcagccatagctgattagtaaatatgacatgaggtcttggagtttttaatttttatttttatttttttcttagatctgtttaaatgtcaccatggcagcctgtgtgtctccaacatcagctacacaaagcagcaagtgtaagttccacatacctgtctcaccacttcatgtatggttttgtactttaaacaattatgacaaacctgttattttttctccatagccatttggatcattggagacagctgagtgaggcgtggtgcccagagagctgcagagaccggagacaaccttggcctccctgacgtctgtgtctcctggttcggttggggtggaccatcgacatacatacatgtgccgacactttgcgccctgttttataaactgtagtgttaaaaataaatgtttttgctcaattactggaatttctttggttaagacaaaagtgaggaataatcatttacaagttatttgtacaacaggcccattttaaatcccaacagtttcttagcagacaatagaaatgtgttctttactaactttacttggtttaaaaatcttactaaaatagtgccgtattgcaaaacccaatcatacttatgtaaacattagctttgtagatattttttacagatatgtatttgtgtgcaacaaaaccaaactaaaataatttgtcattctttattgaaaaacaatagttatacagaagtgtgggaaaatgataatgtgaaagtattgctctttaaatgtaatcctatttatctttaaaaagaaaaactctaaaaatgtcctgtacagcatcatgacagaagaatggtggtctgtcagaatgtgctgaacagatttgctctttgaagaggagtgtcatgtttggaggaaggtacttaacccaagacatgcagaatacaacactgaccaaaaactgatggaaaaaatgatttatttataaggaggaacttaaggtgcacagataagtctgtggttggaaatgcaacaacagctcagcgtctggaggagggagaacacaggtgagcttaggttctggtttcaaaatccattgtaggcaggcagaggtgttcagcagacttactgtggtgggtgtatgtgttggctggaggagggagaggtagagagccgggggaagcgcaggagagggagcagaggtggagagaagcggggcgtcctggtggatggggcactgggtgagatgagaggtgggttatggagggtggtgataaggtccgtgtgttgaatatccaaatcctggagtagaggtcagtatccaatgaggtcgacaggaatcctgaagaatggtaaatccaatataagagcaaaaacactacgaaataacattaatcctaggaacactagaggtaacacgagtggctggttactaccaaaactgaggcaatcttctggcgtcaaattgtttcctccatccaccttaaataggaaagcaccccgctgattgctgaccaggaacggctggggtggagtcaccagaaccatgaagaacgtgtctccagagacaacccgggtcctggtaccgatcaggaagcggaccttatcacccagagctgccaggtcacgctcaaagccttcatgttcacgctgcagagcctgaacgctggccaggtcgtggccgtagttgtctgtgttcagggcctggttcttctcctcgatccactctttggtctcatcagcgtctctgagaagacatcagaactccgtctgagtgtgggtccaaactctactgacccgtaagcggcgcataagtgtgcggggtacctgtggaagcgctgcacctcatgggcgctgcccagcatgttgctccggtcttcagccagctgttgcagcgagcgccagcggttgttcagctcctggagagaaaccaaacccagtgagatgaaggtggacgccagcgggctggacgccggacgaggaaacctggagacggatcgctcagacaggaagggaagagcttcctcttaccttgatggaattaaagttagccgtcgtctgaacgcccaacggtacggtctgaggtcaaaggtcacaggaaacacacaccagtcagcagtcatacagatgcataaagataactgtagccatggcaaccagctgacatgtccccactttcaccagcacctggtgcctgccgggtcacctgaattcctgtgtgatgtcagcacggtcggccgtgactgcggccatcagaggtgacctctgatcagctgaatgaactcaccttctagggtgacgccgtcttaccccgggtttccacgggagccgtcagcagcacgttactgcagcagcacgtcttgctcgcgtaagctgctgcttggcccttcccacgagacgcgaagcagcaggggagcagctgtcaccgaccgagcacgaagtcacacgagtgacttcgtcagtaaacacaacaacaagcaggagaaaactacaacatggtttgtgttttatgttctgtccgttttataatcgccaatacggacctgaaaaacaaaggagaccgctagctaggtgataacttctcacggggccgcacagttagtaactgtttttaaaagtaaagcaaccggaaggcagtacgttctttat contains:
- the LOC139066182 gene encoding uncharacterized protein, translating into MLGSAHEVQRFHRDADETKEWIEEKNQALNTDNYGHDLASVQALQREHEGFERDLAALGDKVRFLIGTRTRVVSGDTFFMVLVTPPQPFLVSNQRGAFLFKVDGGNNLTPEDCLSFGFLSTSLDTDLYSRIWIFNTRTLSPPSITHLSSHPVPHPPGRPASLHLCSLSCASPGSLPLPPPANTYTHHNAELLLHFQPQTYLCTLSSSL